From Rudanella lutea DSM 19387, a single genomic window includes:
- a CDS encoding replication initiation protein: protein MNDEIVIREPLTLLLGRSEFSLHERRLYWNILKALKGEQTFDVKSYRVEDRQFRIHYSDVFVGENSHAQTNVILKILDRVTSRKIKIFDQDRGKYTFIVPIPYIHYESHKGYFDIVVNSMVLPYFIDLSKGYSQYELSAAVSLSSEYSQLLFPRLTRFIDTGLWRVEVTELRELLNAQKYVRYSNFKQMVLSNAISEINRKTYLDIVITEQKEGRAVKWINFIIRRKGKTSPKATYYALVNKDLQKASELSFADKQKKAEEFLYNYQFTDSQKKTILSSEQYLNEFLRLDSMVTHGAVTVATTPTRYIAGILFKDPSGPKSKKRKSN, encoded by the coding sequence ATGAATGATGAAATTGTTATCCGCGAACCCCTAACTCTGTTGCTGGGGCGTTCCGAATTTTCGCTGCATGAACGTCGGCTTTACTGGAACATTCTGAAAGCCCTGAAGGGAGAGCAGACGTTTGATGTGAAATCTTACCGAGTTGAGGATCGACAATTTCGGATTCATTATTCGGATGTTTTTGTAGGCGAAAACTCCCACGCCCAGACGAACGTCATCCTCAAAATCCTGGATCGGGTTACCTCTCGTAAGATTAAGATATTTGACCAGGATCGGGGCAAGTACACGTTCATCGTCCCCATTCCGTATATTCACTACGAGTCGCATAAGGGGTATTTTGACATCGTTGTCAACTCGATGGTTCTGCCCTATTTTATCGACCTGAGCAAAGGCTATTCACAATATGAACTGAGCGCGGCTGTATCGCTTAGTAGTGAATACTCCCAACTCCTTTTTCCTCGACTGACCCGCTTTATCGATACCGGCTTGTGGCGCGTCGAGGTAACCGAACTGCGGGAGCTGCTCAATGCACAAAAGTATGTTCGTTACTCCAACTTCAAGCAGATGGTACTCTCCAATGCCATTTCAGAGATCAACCGAAAGACGTACCTCGACATTGTCATTACCGAGCAAAAAGAGGGGCGGGCTGTGAAATGGATCAATTTTATTATTCGCCGAAAGGGTAAGACCAGTCCCAAAGCGACGTACTACGCGCTCGTCAACAAAGATTTGCAGAAAGCCAGCGAACTATCCTTTGCTGATAAGCAGAAGAAGGCGGAGGAGTTCCTTTACAATTATCAATTTACCGATAGTCAGAAGAAAACTATTCTTAGTAGCGAGCAGTACCTCAATGAGTTTCTGCGTTTGGATAGTATGGTGACTCACGGAGCGGTTACGGTGGCCACGACGCCCACGCGCTACATAGCTGGTATACTGTTTAAAGACCCGTCAGGCCCTAAATCAAAGAAGCGGAAGAGCAACTAA
- a CDS encoding site-specific integrase, translated as MNTSLISTKSDSTSVHSRPTQEELAAKTATFLQKGLEGAANTRKAYRADIAGLESWLQENGMGVLPIGPAPLAAYLSDLAGHQKWATISRKLAAIRKWHRLRKHPDPGHDEAVRLVMEGIKRSIGTEPQQAPAFEIDSYKQSVRAIPPTPTGLRDRAMLLVCFAGAFRRSELVALDIESVQFTRQGAVLSYRGSKTNQHGHTEQKALFFSPDPETCPVRALQDYLSLLSRTTGPLFIRIRKGEQITDERLSDKQVARVTKQYLGEDYSAHSHRASFVTIAKLNGADDSQIMQQTKHRTRAMIDRYTRVQEVVKHNAAMKLGL; from the coding sequence ATGAACACCAGCCTTATATCGACTAAAAGCGACTCGACTTCTGTCCACTCACGCCCAACGCAGGAGGAACTGGCCGCCAAGACGGCGACCTTCTTGCAGAAGGGCCTGGAAGGAGCCGCCAATACCCGTAAAGCCTACCGGGCAGACATTGCCGGGCTGGAAAGCTGGCTACAGGAAAACGGCATGGGCGTTCTGCCTATTGGCCCTGCTCCGCTGGCCGCTTACCTGTCTGATCTGGCCGGGCACCAGAAATGGGCAACCATCAGCCGAAAGCTGGCGGCCATCCGCAAGTGGCACCGGCTACGTAAACACCCGGACCCCGGACACGATGAAGCAGTCCGGTTGGTGATGGAAGGCATCAAACGGAGCATTGGCACCGAGCCGCAGCAGGCTCCTGCTTTTGAAATAGATTCCTATAAACAATCGGTTCGGGCTATACCTCCTACACCGACGGGCCTGCGCGACCGGGCGATGCTACTGGTCTGTTTTGCCGGTGCCTTTCGCCGGTCGGAGTTGGTCGCTTTGGATATCGAGAGTGTTCAGTTTACCCGGCAGGGAGCGGTGTTGAGCTACCGGGGGAGCAAGACCAATCAACACGGTCACACCGAACAGAAAGCCCTCTTCTTCAGCCCAGACCCGGAGACCTGCCCGGTACGGGCCTTGCAGGATTATCTGTCGTTACTAAGTCGTACGACGGGTCCGTTGTTTATTCGCATCCGCAAAGGCGAGCAGATTACAGATGAACGACTTTCGGATAAGCAGGTGGCCCGCGTCACGAAACAGTATCTGGGCGAAGACTACTCGGCGCACTCGCACCGGGCCTCCTTCGTCACCATCGCCAAGCTCAACGGGGCCGACGATTCGCAGATTATGCAACAGACTAAACACCGGACCCGCGCTATGATCGACCGCTACACACGGGTGCAGGAAGTGGTCAAACACAATGCGGCCATGAAGTTAGGATTATAG
- a CDS encoding DNA methyltransferase translates to MALSWTEIKDRALRFANEWKTEASEDAEAKSFWDDFFNVFGVSRRRLAQFEKAVERPGRSKGFVDLFWPGTLVVEHKSRGRSLDDAYKQAVDYFIGLKDHELPRYVLVSDFARFRLYDLEEKSTVGSERTYHEIPLAELHQHVKEFGFMLGYQKRTYKEEDPVNIKAAQMMGSLHDKLKEVGYEGHTLEVYLVRLLFCLFADDTSIFEKGIFQDYLAQNTREDGFDLGQQMAMMFQVLNSPTDKRPKNLDDALAQFPYVNGKLFAENLTIPTFDREMRQILLDCCGLDWGRISPAIFGSLFQSVMNPVERRNLGAHYTSEKNILKVIKPLFLDELWLEFQSVQNDRKKLTAFHKKLSGLRFLDPACGCGNFLIITYRELRMLEVEVIKALQKGQQYVSVNDLVIVDVDRFYGIEYEEFPAQIAQVAMWLIDHQMNMRISEEFGQYYIRLPLRKSATIVHGNALRTDWQSLLPKPKEGEEPIRYSYIVGNPPFIGSRYTSDLQKQELKEIFVGVDGSGILDYVSGWYLKAAQYIHQIESKTAFVSTNSITQGVGLFHKSRD, encoded by the coding sequence ATGGCCCTTAGCTGGACTGAAATTAAAGACCGCGCCCTACGTTTCGCCAACGAATGGAAAACAGAAGCATCAGAAGATGCCGAAGCTAAATCGTTTTGGGACGACTTCTTCAACGTATTCGGCGTATCGCGCCGACGGTTGGCCCAATTTGAAAAAGCAGTCGAGCGGCCGGGTCGGAGCAAAGGCTTCGTCGATCTATTCTGGCCAGGCACATTGGTAGTCGAACACAAGTCGCGGGGACGTAGCTTAGATGATGCATACAAACAAGCGGTCGATTACTTCATCGGGCTGAAAGATCATGAACTGCCTCGTTACGTTCTGGTGTCGGATTTCGCCCGTTTCAGGCTCTACGACTTGGAAGAGAAATCGACAGTGGGTAGTGAACGTACCTACCACGAAATACCACTGGCCGAGCTGCACCAACACGTCAAGGAGTTCGGCTTCATGCTGGGTTATCAGAAACGTACATACAAAGAAGAGGACCCAGTCAACATCAAGGCGGCTCAGATGATGGGTAGCCTGCACGACAAACTTAAAGAGGTTGGTTACGAGGGGCACACGCTCGAAGTGTATCTGGTTCGGTTACTGTTCTGCCTATTTGCCGATGACACCAGTATCTTCGAAAAGGGCATCTTCCAGGACTACCTGGCGCAGAACACCCGCGAAGACGGCTTCGATCTGGGGCAGCAGATGGCTATGATGTTTCAGGTGCTCAACTCGCCCACCGACAAACGACCAAAGAACTTAGACGATGCCCTGGCGCAGTTTCCTTACGTCAACGGTAAGCTATTCGCGGAGAACCTGACGATTCCTACGTTCGACCGGGAGATGCGGCAAATTCTGCTCGACTGCTGCGGGTTGGATTGGGGACGTATCTCGCCGGCAATCTTCGGTTCGCTGTTCCAGTCGGTCATGAACCCGGTCGAACGGCGCAACCTGGGGGCGCACTATACCTCGGAGAAGAATATCCTCAAGGTTATCAAGCCGCTGTTTCTGGATGAACTGTGGCTGGAGTTCCAAAGTGTACAAAATGACCGCAAGAAGCTGACGGCTTTCCACAAGAAATTGTCGGGCCTGCGGTTTCTGGACCCGGCTTGTGGCTGCGGCAACTTCCTAATCATTACGTATCGCGAATTGCGGATGCTGGAAGTCGAGGTTATCAAGGCGTTGCAGAAAGGACAGCAGTACGTGAGCGTTAACGACCTTGTGATCGTGGACGTGGACCGATTCTACGGCATCGAATACGAGGAATTCCCAGCGCAGATCGCCCAGGTGGCCATGTGGCTCATCGACCACCAGATGAATATGCGGATATCCGAAGAATTCGGGCAATACTACATCCGGCTACCGCTCCGCAAGTCGGCGACCATCGTGCACGGCAACGCCCTCCGCACTGACTGGCAATCACTTCTGCCTAAACCTAAAGAAGGGGAAGAGCCAATCCGTTACAGCTACATCGTGGGGAATCCGCCTTTCATTGGTTCACGTTATACTTCCGATTTGCAAAAACAGGAGCTAAAAGAAATTTTTGTAGGGGTTGATGGGTCCGGAATACTTGACTACGTATCAGGCTGGTATCTGAAAGCAGCGCAATACATTCATCAGATTGAATCAAAAACTGCGTTTGTTTCAACAAACTCGATCACTCAAGGTGTAGGGCTTTTTCATAAAAGTAGGGATTGA